The genomic region CTACTGCAGGTGGCAGTTATCGCGAGGCTAGTGACAGAGCTCAGATTGggaatgttttggttttttttactcCGCCCGGGCCCggggtattattattttttaataacgcAGGTTAAAATACGGGAGATTTACGGGAAAATACTAATACGGGAGGACGGCGGGAAAGAAGGGTAAAATACGGGACTTTCCCGGCCAAAACGGGATACTTGACAGGTATGCTTCAGACTCGTGGTGTGAGCGGAGCGAAATTGGAGCGGGAAATAGAGCGACGCTCCGTCCTTTTAAAAATGCCACTCTGCGCTCTGTCTAAGACCCGCCCACTCACGCTTCCTGCTCGTTTCCGCTCCACTCCGCTCACATGCTCTggtcggtactcctgcctgcatCTCCAAACTGAGGGCGTGCCGACCGCCAcctactgtaggtaatacagaTAGACAAGTACCAACCTCATACAACCCATACTTCAAAAAAACTGACCTCTCTCTTTAATAGGATCTCTAATATTTGGTTTTCTTCAGTGTGAAAGGATACAGACTGACCTACTAACATTTCATCACCACATATTTAGAGTTCAGGACAAGTTCACCATCTGATTACTTCATCCACACAGATTGGACTCTAGTCAGTACACAGAGTGGTGACACTGAGGACAGATTACATTCCTGGTACACAATACGACCCAATCACTTGACTcaatcactctcacacactctctctctcacacacacacacacatcaatatttgtttgctttctcttcCTGTTTTGCATGCAGAGAATTGCAGTGGAATATGACTTTCTGATTTTCTCTGATCCAGTTTAGAAACTCTGGAGGTATTAAACTTACAAATGAAAAACCCTTTTCTGAGTTTTGTGTGACACGGGTATTTGTTAGGGGCTGACCCAAAATACTAACCTAATATATCAGAACTGAACACAGGGGATGACCACCAAGTGGGCAAAACCAGATTAGAGAGTCATCCCTGTTTTGACCTACAAGGCTGAGCCACTTTTTagaaaaacaattccagtgcttccagtggttccatggtatcagaatttgatATGTTTCAtagaaacattaattggtcatgtgacaagggctgggaagattggcagaacaggctgCCAAGTCACAGTACTCTGAttcaatggaaatcacaattgtcagattgacagcattctagcccaatggattgtGGGGGCGCACCGGGGGGGCAATCATATTTCAAGGGGAGGAAGTGCCACCTCGTGCCCCCCTTCTAGCACCGCTCCTGGCACCTTGTTGGAGAATTTTTTTATATTGACTAATGGCATTCATTTTTGCATAAAGTTTCTATTTCACAAACTCAATTAGTATGATAGTTTAAGACAGAGGGCTACATAATGACTTACTTTGTGTCTTTCAAAGCAGATTGTAGATTTGTGTTTTGTAGTTTATATGAGTTCCTGGTTAGTTTTATTGTTAGCACTCACCATAGACACAGAGTGCTGTCTGTGACCTCTGAAGGGAACCTACTGCAGGCAGGATCACTTCCATCTTAACATCCAACCGTTCTTCATTAGCAGGTGCTGGAGTTGAAGGCATGCTGCAGGAGATTCTGCTTCTTCTCCTTATTCACAGATACTGAGGAATCCTGGTTTAATCAAAATGCAAGTAACAGCTCCGTCTGCCGGCACTGTACTAATTAAAAATCTACCAAACGTATCCACAAATGCCTGTATTACACAAAGGAAAGCAGCTGAGATATGACTGTGTTATCACAGAAGACAACAGTTATCTCACATTAACAGATgcacaaaatataatcacaCTACTTCTTGTGCCATAATCCTTAGCAAGCATTCGACTATAGGCTTAATTCCGATTTCAGAGTCAAATTGAATGATGACCACCATATGTATGAGTACATTGGCAAACATCAGGCTGTGCCAGCGTACATTATATCTGCCCTCCCACCATACGGTACAGGCTCCATATTTCTCACTACAATATCAAGCTTACCCTTAAACCTACTCAAACCCATTTAAACTTACTCAAATCTGTTCAGACATGTTAGAACCCTAAATAAATAGTTTGGATGCATCTTATTATGCATTCTATTAATTCAGCAGGAACTAAAATGAACCATTCATATCAGTCCTAAATTTGACTCCAGAACATTAGACTTCATGTAATTTGTCAGtgcacatttttattctttttgtaAGAAAATAAACTCTGATATATGTGATCTGATATATATTGTACTGATATGATAAACcacaaactaaaaataaaaaaatactacaaataagcaaaaactgcacatttttatTGATACTAATGTACATTTTTTGTCTCAACAGCTCCTTAGCAGCTCATGCAGTATAAAACATTTTAGTGTAcgcagtctgtttttttttcactggacACAAAAgagaaattaactgttataCTGTAAATCGCCTGTAAGCTGCACGATGGCAAAAAGACTAAAAGATCCATAATAATCCACACAACAGGCACTTCAGGGTAAAACTCCGGGTCTTTGTGATGTGGATTTCAACACAAAACATCTGTGACTGACAGGAGGTCTGTTGCTGAGGGGTTGGACTATTGTTTATTCAACCTCCCTAAAATCCTCAGTGAATTCAGTCACGGATGAGTTCTGCTGATCCAAGTGCTGAAAGTAATTTGCATTTTCATGCACTGCAAGTTTGTATCATCAGACAATGTTGTCCCCGCCTGCATGTTGTCAAAAGCTTTGCACGTAGCACAACTGCAATTAgtcggaaagatgtttttgagACTTTACTGGTGAAAGTTTACCTTATTTAAGAGCACAGGTTGGACTTCTGCATTAAAGCCTGACTATTTTGGGTATTTTATCTAATCAgagatatatgtatatgtaaagTCACTGGATTTGTTCAGTTggggctgaagactacaagtttaaaaaaaaaaaaaaaacgaatctGGGGGTATGgataggcatgggccggtatcAGATTATGAcagtatgataaccttcagcaaaaatatcatgGTTTTACGGTATTGCTACTACAGCTTTCAAATGtaatattttgaaatgtctgggtaaaaaacaacttttttttccattgaacacaatgtattttatttttacacacaatgcacactggcagggagagggatttctaaactgcactttctgttcTTGACGACTCATAAAAAACAGCTCTGAACGATATGACGGAAAATTATAGTGGTTTtgaaactatgactttttcaaaccgcggtataccttgaaaaccggtaaccggcccatgACTAGGTGTAGAGTCTAGAAGAAGTCagcttaccagacctctgtagcccgctcctcatctctgcttgaggctagcgGCTACATTAGCCACTACTAGCATAACAGACTGGAATCTCTAATTGATGTGTCGGTGGTCGAGTTGCAATATAGGTAATGCAAGCAAGAAGAATGCACGGAGTAAAAATGACGATATATCGGattctgctgcatcaattttgaTCCTTTCTTTTAACTGTCCATTGTGAGTGCGACAATGTTTATAGCAGTGCAATGCTGAACGAGTGGAGTACTTTTTTAATATCAGCATACAAAAATGATTCAGTGTCGTTAAACAGTCTGCTGATTAGACAAGAATAAAACAGACTGTGACCTAATGACACAACTTCTGAAGCAATAGCATGTACCCCAGAGTCCAAGTTTACTAAACTGCACTATGATTGCATGAGCAAATGCAGCTTCTGTTGGATGATTTCAGAGTTCATGGTCCGCAGGAACTCAGTCAGTCCTCCTGTGAGCAGTTCCTCCATGGGAACAAACTGCAGCACCTGACTGTCACACCCAGACGGCAGATTTTTACCCGAGTCCTTCTCTCCTCCTAACAACTGACCCACACAGTTATGGACGTCATCGAGAAAAGGGAGTATTCGTGCAGCAGCTTCAGGGCAGAAGCCAACGCACACAAGCACTGTCCCAACTACGCCTGAGGGGGCAAGACACCTGAACGTGACTGAGCGAAAACACAAATGCAGGCAGAGCACAACAGCTGCGGTGACACGAGTGAAGGCAGAAAGCACAGGCAGCAGCAGAGCATCCCCAGAGTTCAGGTTCTGCagggaaaacaaaacacaacctAAGAGCTGCTGCTGGTACCGCGGCTCCCCGTCGTGCAGCGTGATGCAGCCTCTTTGAGGAACTGAAGGCTCTGCAGAAAATGTTAAGACTAAATCCCCCAGTTGGCTTTCACAGGCACCCCACACTGAGCAGCTGCCAAACACCAGACactgtttcttctttttgatGCCATCACTGTCGGCTGTGAAGATGCAAAGAGCTGCAACATCAGACAAGATGGAGGCCGTGCAAGTCACGTGGCAAGAGTCACAGGGAGGTGGGCGAGTCCAGTCTACTGCTGAGTCCATCAGGGCTTCATTTAAGTGGTTTAACAAACCTCCTTCACAGAACGGAGAGTTTCTGACTGCAGGCAGTGCAGCCCCCACGATAACGTACCATGAATCCATGTGACACTCTGACAGGGGTCCTTCCAGCACGCAGCTGGTTCCAACGGCCTCCGTGCAGTGTCTCTGTATCCAGGTAGCATGGCAACCCCTCTCGATGCGCTCCCTCCAGCTCAGGGTCTGCAATTCCCTCCGCTCATTGAAGGAGCCTGTTTGCTTCTTCTGTCCCAGAGGTCGGCCCGCTGAGACGCTGCAGCAGGCGGGACTCACCGTGTTACGAGAAATCCATCGACTCCGTGGAAGGAAGCTCacctacacacagagacacttgATCAAGTTCAGTTTTAGactttttgaaagtttttattGCTTCTAACGCCACTGTCAAGTTACTAAAACATTATACTTATTTTGCCCTATGAACCAAGCAATTCATATCTATAATGTACCAATTGAAGGCCATTTAGGTTTTCCTATCTGCTCCAGAGCTGAAAAAGGGAACAGAGGGAAGGGTTCCGTATGGGTTTAACACAAACTGGTGTATCAGCAAAAGATTACTACTCCTAAACTTGGGTCTGTTCAGGTCAGGAACAAATTTCCAAAACCCATGAAGACTCTATATTGCACTGCAGATCTTCTAGACGTATTTCTCAttggaaaaatacattttactcaAACAAAGTTGAAACCGAATTGAAGACTTATaattgaccaaaaaaaaacactattttaaacTTGATTTTTAGGACTGAAGGTCCCTAAGTGCCTAGAAAAATGGAAACAAACATCTACAATTCCATGAGAACTGGACAAACTCCATCTGCTAATGCAGTCCATGTGATATGATTGAAACCTCTAAAAGAGCTACCAAATGGACCTTTAGGTGAAATCATTTTGTGAGCTGTTGTTTCAAAGGTCAATAATGAACGTTGAAGCTCACTTACATTACAAGTTATTGGTCTCTACAGACGTCTTACCTGGAAGCGTTGCAGGTATTCCTGAGCCGCACAGTCCCTGATGTAGTCGAGCCGCTGCCTCTGCTCGGTGCTCATTCCTTTAAACAGTCGCAGGTTTTCTGTGATCGTCTCCACCTGCAGCGTGTGGAAGTACGAGCACACTTCTTCATGCTGTTTCAGAAACGACTCTGGGACAAGCGATTTTGGGAATAGTGCCTCTTGGTCAGCCAGATGTGGTCCGTAGTTACGAATCAGTTTGGAGAGCAAAGGCCTCACAGCTTCCTTGCCATCATAGTTCAAACACACAACATAAACCTCAGAGTTGCCTGACTTGCTGGTGGCAGGTTTGAAGACGTCGATAGAGCGGAAACAGCAGTTCAGCAGGTAGAGAAGGCCGACGGAGGAGTGCTCATACAGGGTGAACATCTTCAGCACAAAAGAGCCACCGGGGCTCAGGAGCAGCAGGGCAGCTGTGACCTCACAATAATGCAGTGACGCCACCAGCGCCTCCTGCTCGTCTGGCTTCTCCTGACAGTCGAAACTACCATCTGCCGTCACCACATCAACTCTACGCATGTTAGCCACAAATGCCTGCAGCTCCAGCAAATGTTTTTGGATCATGATGTTGCCTGTGTTATCTGAGCCGAAGAACCACCAGGGCAGTGTGTTAGCGATTAACCGATCATCTGCGATCGTCGTGCTGCCACCGTTAGCCTCGTGGTACGGGTTAAGAGTGTTGGCGGCCCAGCTCCAGTCACAGTAACGTGTGGACTCGCTGGTTTTGATGTAGTGGTTCAGAGCGGTTATGAAGGCCCCTGGAGCTTCACACAGGTGGATTGTGTTCAGCTCTCCATTTCGAAGAGCCTCCTCTGGAAGAAGATTGAATGTTCCCAGGATCTCAGAGAACTTGCACCACGCCTGAGTGCAGATCTCTGCGTTGGCAGCAGAACGCACGGCGGCGATCACCTTCCCGGCTCGATTGGTGGAGTTGGTGTGCTGATGCCAGACCTCCACGTTCTTGTCACTGAGCTGGTTCTTAACATCATTAAGTGACGCCTTCAGGGTCTGCAGCCGGCAGTGCTCCTCCGCAGAGTGTCTGAGAGCGACGTTTGGGTCGGGGATGCACCACTCCCCATTGGAAGGTTTCACATAGGTTCTAACTTTACTAAAAAGACCTTGAATCTCAGTCAGTGTTTCGGGGTCAAACGTGTTGTTGAAATGCTGCAGCTTTCCAACTTTCCTCCTGGTCCCATTGCCTGAGCTCATCCTCCACACCTGTTGAAGTAGAACAACAAGAACAAGAGTTAGAAATGCATCCACTTTGTGTTTTGGTGTAATACACCAGACTGTTCAGTGTTTATGTAACCTGCTTACGTGGCACAGGTAGAGTCAATCTTAAGGACAGCGAGCAGAACATTTCACAGTGAATTATACCGAGGCCCAGCTATGCAACCCTTCATTTTTCTCTACATGCATGAGTGGTGTTGAATTACTTATGTCAACTCATTATGATGTAGCGCCCTCAGGCAACAGGGCAGACTGTAAATACTGGTGATTACATCACCAGGCCAGAGCTTCACCCAGAATGGCAAGAGATTTGATACATCACTACCACAACACAGTCTCCTCTAATAAgacttgaaaataaaaaaaatgctcaaCACTGGCAAATTTTCATCATCAACATTTTAATATGATGACTACATGACGGGCCAAGTCAGATAAAAGGTTTTGTTGATGTACGGTGAAAAACATTCATCTCCAAATTGTCAACCTTTCGTGAGCTAAGAAAACAGCCCAGTTTTCAGTGATGGCGTATTCTTCAGATAACCCAGTGagtttttaaatgatttatgtATCTTTAAAAATAGAGATATGTGGTTTCATGAGACAGcaatgttgtgtttgtttggctGAAACAGGAGGATGGTCTTCAGAAACTACATGCAGGTCAGTCTGTGATGGTAAGACATTTTACTAGAACAGCACAGTGTCCTTAAAATGATTTTTAACAATTCATGTAATTATTGAGCAATTTCTTACTCAtgacataaaaataaatttacAGGCAGAATCAAATTAACCCCAGAGCTAATCCTCTGCTTATGTGCACATGATTTAGATGACAACACTGGGCAGGAGAACATATTTCTGGGTTATTTCTTGATTAGTCTGCAGTAACTCAGTGATGAATGGCAATATATGGTATGAAGCTAATAACAGAACATTTATCAACTATTCCTCATCAATCATATTGTTAAGCACCGCTTGCATGAAAgtgctctgtgctgtgttttttgaaaaacagCCTGGTGCTACCGTTTTATCCATAAGAGATTTAGGAAAGTGATAAAGAGATTCGAGATAAAAgagataattaattaattaggtCTCACTTTGGTCTGAATTTATCATCTCAGATGTGCTGTAAGATTATAAAGAATCTTTGAGGAATTAGCTGTAGCAGCAGCTGTAGTAATACACAAAACATAATAACACATGGACATGAGCTTAGCATTAGTTACAGGCCTGCCAGCTGTAGTAAAGTGAGTGAGTTAAATTGgttaaaatatgtataaaacAATTAGTCAATCAAATATACTACGTAcatattaatcaataatgaagttTAAGTGTTTATCCCACTGAGTCaaattgttttttgtatttcagccAAAACAAATTACTATAATTTTCTAAAATAATGACAGATTTTGATAATTCATACGGACATGAGAACTGTAAACTCTGATATCACAATAATGGCAATTTTGCCTCAATCTGGAATCTCAAAGTTACGCATAACATTGAAATACCCCCCACATAATAATTGCACATCCTGAGTGCTTTAATTACATTCATGGTTGTAACGTTAGCTATGAAACAGATTAAGACATTACCAACAATGCGATGCTTGAAATTGAATTCTACAACAACAGGAAATGGACTGCTTTAACGTTACTGTAAAGCATAACAAAGAATCTAAATCCTGCACAGTCTGTATTCAAAACCTCCTCAGTAATCTATTTAATGATCAACTTTACAGCTACAGCCTTATGTAACTGCATGTTTTGGGCTGTAAGGACAGTGAAAAGACCACAGTAtgataaatgttttgtttttgtttatgaaGCTCAATGGGACACACTCCCTACAGGCGCAGTGCTCATGGTCGAGTTGTGTCTCCTAAAACCCGCAATGAGTGACGTTTCTGTGTTGACAAAAGTCTCTTAGAGAAATATCTCTACAGTCTGAGGAGCTGTCTGTCGAAAAGATGTACAAGCACCCTGAAAACACTGAAGGCAAACTCACCGGACTGTAGTTGCTGTAAGGAAGGAAtcacgcgttcatgtgattcaGACAACACTGCGCGTGCGCACGGTCGAGAGGGCGGGCCCTCTTTTAAAGGACTATGTCCCTTTTTTTCGTAAAATCAATCAAATGTCAACGGAAATTATTATTTACCTCTATCTAAATAATGCAAAACAATTGAGCTTGAAATGTTCATTTTACATTGATACAttccatttattattttacaattAGTATCAATATTATTAGCAGAGGTGGAAGAAATAGTCagatcttgaaaaaaaaaaatagtaacaatacctaccacagtgtaaaaaaatactctgttataagtGAAAGTCCTTCATTCAAAATTGTACCCAAGGAAAAGTACGAAAGTATCAGCATCAAGATCAAAGATTTTTCTAATCAGGAATAAATCTTTCAGGTATCAGGCAGCCTGAAGCTAAAATTACAGAAGTTGTTTATCTTGTGAAATCTAAAACAAAATGCTCATTCGTTCCCAGAACATTGTCTTTGCTGCTTTAGTTCATTCACTGTTTTGACTAACATAGATTTTAACTCTGTAGACGTCATTCTGATTCAACATACATGGCTTAATGCTTCGTGATTCTGATTAATATGGCTGTGTGGTATTTTTCTGACAAATGACAACGTTTATACCAAAATAAGAGAATGACTGAATATAAAGGTGAGTGTTGAAGTAACTTTCATCATTTTATGGGTGGATTCAAAATAAATTGAGTCTGAATAAACCATATAATCCTCTATTCTACTGGATTTGCTTGTGTGTGCATCTTTCCAGCCAGATTATCCTCAGTGAACTGATCCTAGCCATCATGTCATATAATTGTTAGAGCTCTCTGCATTGTGAGCGGATGAAAATGTTTGAATGGGCTTTACAATCTTTTTGTATCTCTGCATTCACTTTTCTCCCCATCCAATATACTTCACATTGATCACATATGCTGCTAATGAAAAGGTAATTCAGGCTTTAAGGCATTAAGAAATATGTTACTAAGTAAAAACAGGACACTCACAGAGGGAGTCTCATACATAAATAATGGACCTTTGGGATATCCAGTTGCAATTAGGATTTCCAAAAATGGTGGGCGTAAACATTTTGTTGTCCGATTGACTGCTATAGTGACACCTCTTGTAATATTAATGTCCTACAGTTCTATCCAAATGCAGGTTGAGGAAGGCAGTCAATTCAGGCAGGTATTTGAAGAGGTTTCGGGAGAAAGAATAGCTTCTTTTGGAAATGCTGgagagatttaaaaacaaataatatgAAGGTTAATCCTGAAGGCAAACAAAATGATCAAAACTGTAGGCTAGTTTGCATGCTAAATCGAGACAGCTACCTATCTgtcgaatctgagttttctgttgcacgactaaaacaacttttaaacatacacatgttccagaacaagttccttccagaggctattttgcagcggcaccggggctccgtgcGGCGTCatgcgccgcccatgacgattgtgattggtttaaagacatgccaataaaccagagcatgtttctctcctttcccggaatgctgtgtggactagccagaccctcctccacagcgctgtggaggaaagtctggcaaagcgagactatttgCATGCTAACTGCTAAACCCGATTGAAAGAATCTATTTAGTAGGCCTACATGCTTGCAGCTCTATCAACAAGGGCTGACCTTAAGATTATTTTGGGAAATTGGTTTAATGGTTAAAAGATGTGTTTAAGGGAATTCTATTTTGAAAGGGTGTAGAGCCATGTAAAAAGAGAAACATGCCCTTAGGGGACGAGAGCTCTGAGTTTACAGTATTCCAATCAAATGCAACAGCATATATATCACAATTGATTTCAAAGAGATTGGAGGTTTTAAAGATTGTGTGTGActatgaaaaaaattaaatgtgcTCTGCAGAtgggaagagagacagacagcacaTATTGTGTGGTATATTATTCCTAAAGGGCAGCCACTCTCCAGTCTCTCCAGTTTCCTCCAGCGATCAGCTCAGTCATGTCTCCACTAACAAACTAACTGAGTGACTCTGCCAGTGACTCTGTCTTTTTAAAGTGTTCTGAAGCTGCAAAATtgtaacacagacacaaagttaAATACCTAACTCAACCATATATCTTCACTTTAGATCATATGCTGTTGCATTTTGTACATTGGAAACCTCTTCTACCTATTTTTTATGGAATGGATGGAATAAATTGGAGACAGTGTTGTGTATCAACTTTAAAAACACCTGTGCTTCCCTGGATTTGGTTATTTCCTCTCTGTCCATAGCATCCCAATAAGCACACATGAAACATAATCCATGAAATGTTGTACAgatattcatggttcccagaggatgaattatAACAACTTTGATCAGCTGAACTTTCATGTAGCACCGTCATCAGGTTGGAATTTAAAGTTGTCCAATTGTTTTGGttaatgaccaaataccttcAAAGCTAATGACAATTCCATTTGCCTCAACTGttgtttgtgttgctgctgattagcaaatgttagcatgctaacatgcttaacaacaacatgttagcattgccAATGTGACATTAGCATTAGCTCAGAGCATCACAGTGCCTGTACAGCCTCAGAGAGCTGATAGCATGTCTGTAGACTTTTagtcttttatttatataaatcaGCAGCACAGGACACAGAGGTAGTGACAATGCAGACAAGACCATTTTAGTTTTAACTGGTATCTACTGTCTGTGGATGCATTGGCTACAAACCTTAGGCCTACTTATTAACAGAAATGCCCGAAAATGCCAGAAAAAAGTTCACCTTTTCAAGATTTAGTTCACCTGTTTTACTTCACATGTTAAAACCTgacacattcatttatttacaaaGCACCTCTGTGTTATAAGtacataattcttttttttataaattattacattatttaatgcaaacatttgaaaacacagtCAAGATTAGGACATATTTCGACAACACAAGAAATTAAGATTTTGTGATGTGATTAAAAAGGACAAAAGTGCCTGTGGTCCCTTTTTTTCAAAGATGttatgatgttttttgtcaGGAGGCATTTTTTACCAAAAAGATATATGCTGCAGGTCATCACTTCGCTATGATGCTGTATTTGGATGGAGAGATAAAGGAAATGGGCGAATGAAGCCAAATTGCACATGACAGGGAGAATACATTTATTATGCAGTCTGACTGCTGTTTTCTAATCTTCATTGTTATTCACAGTCTCATGTGTAAATGCAATGATAGGATTAATCCTGTGCATACACCATATCTACTACTGCAGTAAATTTAATTAGTCAAGTTTCTGGGGCTTTGTAGATCTGACAATCATCCTCTTATTTTC from Sander lucioperca isolate FBNREF2018 chromosome 3, SLUC_FBN_1.2, whole genome shotgun sequence harbors:
- the cmtr2 gene encoding cap-specific mRNA (nucleoside-2'-O-)-methyltransferase 2 — its product is MSSGNGTRRKVGKLQHFNNTFDPETLTEIQGLFSKVRTYVKPSNGEWCIPDPNVALRHSAEEHCRLQTLKASLNDVKNQLSDKNVEVWHQHTNSTNRAGKVIAAVRSAANAEICTQAWCKFSEILGTFNLLPEEALRNGELNTIHLCEAPGAFITALNHYIKTSESTRYCDWSWAANTLNPYHEANGGSTTIADDRLIANTLPWWFFGSDNTGNIMIQKHLLELQAFVANMRRVDVVTADGSFDCQEKPDEQEALVASLHYCEVTAALLLLSPGGSFVLKMFTLYEHSSVGLLYLLNCCFRSIDVFKPATSKSGNSEVYVVCLNYDGKEAVRPLLSKLIRNYGPHLADQEALFPKSLVPESFLKQHEEVCSYFHTLQVETITENLRLFKGMSTEQRQRLDYIRDCAAQEYLQRFQVSFLPRSRWISRNTVSPACCSVSAGRPLGQKKQTGSFNERRELQTLSWRERIERGCHATWIQRHCTEAVGTSCVLEGPLSECHMDSWYVIVGAALPAVRNSPFCEGGLLNHLNEALMDSAVDWTRPPPCDSCHVTCTASILSDVAALCIFTADSDGIKKKKQCLVFGSCSVWGACESQLGDLVLTFSAEPSVPQRGCITLHDGEPRYQQQLLGCVLFSLQNLNSGDALLLPVLSAFTRVTAAVVLCLHLCFRSVTFRCLAPSGVVGTVLVCVGFCPEAAARILPFLDDVHNCVGQLLGGEKDSGKNLPSGCDSQVLQFVPMEELLTGGLTEFLRTMNSEIIQQKLHLLMQS